From one Pecten maximus chromosome 8, xPecMax1.1, whole genome shotgun sequence genomic stretch:
- the LOC117333517 gene encoding nuclear cap-binding protein subunit 3-like isoform X1: protein MADGDKFPNLKICIDNTESDDENADVVSIHEEEELDDDRYNASDDSDDNEVEFNVRLGNIGRNDKNKTRSLTKTHRVYKNKDGDFITGVDITDKTERKKRLERAKRFGVSEKEQQKPIINVKRLYRSLGLDENKLDSDERGIRLEAIHIRGVNDMSSKDVFDYFKEYSPGEIEWIDDASCNVVWQDTVTAARAMISCSVSYETATSEGNLQSASDSSEHSDTESTDKRKKVKSKTKKSRHSSSSSSSSSSSSSSSSSSSSSSDEDDEDKKKKSKIKTKKKETQEKKEVKMEEEDVLDLMDEGTVSVNKDMSETKTTKKDSKKTESKADKQQDTSVKKSSRSEKKIKKRETLRQALVVRHHHHLHRLRQVLLHLHHLDHHPHHLEVVHLVVQMRKWMKQRKKLI from the exons ATGGCGGATGGTGATAAGTTTCCAAACCTTAAAATCTGCATAGATAACACAGAATCAGACGATGAAAATGCTGACGTCGTTTCCATCCACGAAGAGGAGGAACTAGACGACGACAGATACAACGCAAGTGATGACAGCGATGATAATGAAGTCGAATTTAATGTCCGTCTGGGAAACATTGGCAGGAACGACAAAAATAAAACTCGATCTCTGACAAAG ACTCACAGagtatataaaaacaaagatgGTGATTTCATCACTGGTGTGGACATCACAGATAAG ACAGAGAGAAAGAAGAGACTTGAGAGGGCCAAGAGGTTTGGTGTCAGTGAAAAAGAGCAGCAGAAACCTATCATCAACGTGAAAAGATTATACAGAAG tttgGGTTTGGATGAGAACAAACTGGACAGCGATGAGCGTGGCATTCGTCTTGAGGCCATCCATATACGTGGTGTGAATGATATGAGCAGTAAGGATGTGTTTGATTACTTCAAGGAATACTCCCCTGGGGAGATCGAGTGGATTGATGATGCCTCAT GTAATGTGGTATGGCAGGATACCGTGACAGCCGCCCGTGCGATGATCAGCTGTAGTGTTAGCTATGAGACAGCTACAAGTGAAGGAAATCTCCAGAGCGCCTCAGACAGTAGTGAACACTCAGATACAGAGTCAACAG ATAAAAGAAAAAAGGTGAAATCTAAGACAAAAAAATCAAGACACAGCAGTAGCAGCAGTTCAtcttcatcatcttcatcatcctCTTCATCCTCTTCATCATCCTCAagtgatgaagatgatgaagacaaaaagaagaaatcaaaaataaaaacaaagaaaaaggaGACACAGGAGAAGAAGGAGGTGAAGATGGAGGAGGAGGATGTGTTAGATTTGATGGATGAGGGGACTGTTAGTGTAAACAAAGACATGAGtgaaacaaagacaacaaagAAGGACAGTAAAAAGACAGAAAGTAAAGCTGATAAACAACAGGACACCTCGGTGAAAAAATCTTCTCGTAgtgagaagaaaataaaaaaaagagagaCTCTTCGTCAAGCTCTAGTAgttcgtcatcatcatcatcttcatcgtCTTCGTCAGGTTCTTCTTCATCTTCATCATCTGgatcatcatcctcatcatctgGAAGTAGTTCATCTAGTAGTTCAGATGAG GAAATGGATGAAGCAAAGAAAAAAGctaatttga